One segment of Carassius auratus strain Wakin chromosome 2, ASM336829v1, whole genome shotgun sequence DNA contains the following:
- the LOC113120893 gene encoding rho GTPase-activating protein 12-like isoform X2, producing MADRTVAPGQIYIEVEHDYDYRSKERVIYIKQGESYLLVKKTNEDWWQVRKDEASKAFYVPAQYVREVRRALMPPPKPLSGAGRGGTGPIRPSGLEIQRPDENKKSLCPSPSGNALLPPNDDRGSPGSPTAAQMNTLPGSLPRSRAKSPSRNVDWEKDKDLEKSSQGPEKGAIHEEFAGEGVSSDKNRNDSESGDDLSSGSTDNLQTLSSGQGKPDSPVYANLQELKISQSSIPPLPSSSPLHTNGDWETHKDQNGRQFYYNRSTQERTWKPPRARDSLTRKEAKQDMNDMEFLSSDGNCLSSQYVSPPRGWSEEMDEHGLILYVTDYTNEKSNHLPLLPGDAHKTCSLDRRLPDFIPLRPRHSVYLHESNDKDTKTSSPDSDSSCPSSPKHPNSSSEKCGNLNMTKITEHGKKVRKNWISYWTVLQGSSLLFNKGQGGGTGWFGREQKLEFSVDLKGGSVDYASKDKSSKKHVLELKTRQGMELLLQSDNDGLISEWHKALTEAIQTYAWESDEAIEEDMPESPDTEKHDKEKEQRNSKKGRDIKKCVSMDNAEQKRKTKLIKFLKGRPTLQSVKDKGYIKDQVFGSSLSSLCQRENSTIPHFVSLCIEQVEKNGLGVDGLYRVSGNLAIIQKLRFAVNHDEKVDLGDSKWEDIHVTTGALKMFFRELPEPLFPYAFFNNFITAIKMTDYKQKVQMVKDLMKQLPRPNHDTIQALFKHLKKVIQHVDENRMTTHSVAIVFGPTLLRPEVETANMAVHMVYQNQIVELVLIEYETIFGW from the exons ATGGCAGACCGTACAGTGGCTCCGGGTCAGATATACATAGAGGTGGAGCACGACTATGATTACAGATCCAAAGAGCGTGTGATCTACATTAAACAGGGAGAAAGTTACCTGCTTGTGAAGAAGACTAATGAAGACTGGTGGCAAGTGCGTAAGGATGAGGCCAGTAAGGCCTTCTATGTTCCAGCACAGTATGTGCGGGAGGTGCGACGGGCTCTCATGCCTCCTCCTAAACCACTCAGTGGAGCAGGCCGAGGGGGGACCGGGCCCATTCGACCATCTGGCTTGGAGATCCAGCGACCAGATGAGAACAAAAAGAGCCTGTGTCCCTCTCCCTCCGGCAATGCTTTACTGCCGCCCAATGATGACAGAGGCAGCCCAGGCAGCCCGACGGCAGCACAAATGAACACTTTACCTGGCTCACTTCCTCGTTCCAGAGCCAAGTCCCCAAGTCGCAATGTAGATTGGGAGAAAGATAAAGATTTGGAGAAGAGCAGTCAAGGACCGGAAAAAGGTGCAATTCATGAAGAGTTTGCCGGAGAGGGAGTCAGCTCGGATAAAAACCGAAATGATTCAGAATCCGGGGATGATCTCAGCAGTGGTTCAACTGATAACCTACAG ACTTTAAGTTCAGGGCAGGGCAAGCCTGACTCTCCTGTCTACGCAAACCTGCAGGAGCTGAAGATCTCTCAGTCCTCCATCCCTCCACTGCCATCCTCCTCTCCACTCCACACCAATGGCGACTGGGAGACTCACAAAGACCAGAATGGCAGACAATTCTACTACAACCGCAGCACGCAGGAGAGGACCTGGAAACCCCCACGGGCACGGGACAGCCTCACCAGGAAAGAGGCAAAACAAGACATGAATGACATGGAG TTTCTGTCGTCAGATGGAAACTGTCTGAGCAGCCAGTATGTGTCGCCCCCTAGAGGCTGGTCTGAGGAAATGGATGAGCATGGACTCATTCTCTATGTGACTGACTATACTAATGAGAAG TCTAACCACTTACCTCTGCTACCAGGAGATGCTCACAAAACATGTAGTCTTGACCGGAGACTGCCTGATTTCATTCCTTTGAGGCCGAGACACAGCGTATATTTACATGAGTCCAATGACAAG GACACCAAAACAAGCTCACCTGACTCTGACTCCTCCTGTCCCTCCTCTCCAAAACACCCAAACTCT TCATCAGAGAAATGTGGCAATTTAAACATGACTAAAATCACTGAACACGGAAAAAAGGTCCG GAAGAACTGGATCTCCTATTGGACAGTTTTGCAGGGTTCTTCACTACTATTTAATAAGGGTCAAGGGGGCGGGACTGGTTGG TTTGGAAGAGAGCAGAAACTGGAGTTCAGTGTGGATCTCAAAGGAGGTTCAGTGGACTATGCATCTAAAGACAAATCGAGCAAGAAACATGTTCTAGAG CTGAAGACCAGGCAGGGCATGGAGCTCCTCTTGCAGTCAGATAACGACGGTCTCATCAGTGAGTGGCACAAGGCTTTGACTGAAGCCATACAAACATAT GCATGGGAGTCTGATGAGGCCATTGAAGAAGACATGCCAGAATCTCCTGACACTGAGAAACATGACAAAGAAAAAGAGCAAAGAAACTCCAAGAAGGGCAGAG ATATTAAGAAATGCGTAAGCATGGATAATGCAGAGCAGAAGAGGAAGACCAAGCTGATTAAGTTCCTCAAAGGCAGACCCACTTTACAGTCCGTCAAAGACAAGGGCTACATCAAAG atcAGGTGTTTGGCTCCAGTTTGAGCAGTCTTTGTCAGAGAGAGAATTCCACCATCCCTCACTTTGTTTCGTTGTGCATTGAGCAAGTGGAGAAGAACG GGTTAGGAGTGGATGGTTTGTACAGAGTCAGTGGAAATTTGGCCATTATACAAAAACTGAGATTTGCTGTTAATCACG ATGAGAAAGTGGATTTAGGGGACAGTAAATGGGAGGACATTCACGTGACCACTGGAGCTCTGAAGATGTTTTTCCGTGAGCTCCCAGAACCGCTGTTCCCCTACGCTTTCTTCAACAACTTCATCACTGCTATCA aAATGACAGATTATAAGCAGAAGGTTCAAATGGTTAAGGATCTGATGAAGCAACTGCCACGGCCAAATCACGACACCATACAGGCGCTCTTCAAACACCTGAAAAA AGTGATCCAGCATGTCGATGAGAATAGGATGACCACACACAGTGTAGCCATTGTGTTCGGACCAACGCTCTTACGTCCAGAGGTAGAGACGGCAAATATGGCTGTGCACATGGTCTACCAGAATCAGATCGTTGAGCTCGTTCTTATAGAATATGAGACGATATTTGGCTGGTAG
- the LOC113111051 gene encoding E3 ubiquitin/ISG15 ligase TRIM25-like yields MSCITDYWDQKGVYSCPQCRQTFTPRPVLGKNTMLAEVLEKLKMTKLQAARPAQCYSGSGDVECDICTGDKNKAIKSCLVCLNSYCQYHLEQHEISSEFNQMNEC; encoded by the exons atgagCTGTATTACAGACTATTGGGATCAGAAGGGAGTCTACAGCtgccctcagtgcagacagaccttcactCCTAGACCTGTTTTAGGTAAaaacaccatgctggctgaagtgCTGGAGAAACTCAAGATGACAAAACTCCAGGCTGCTCGTCCTGCTCAGTGTTACTCTGGATCTGGAGATGTGGAGTGTGACATCTGTACTGGGGACAAAAACAAAGCCATCAAGTCTTGTCTGGTGTGTCTGAACTCTTACTGTCAATATCATCTTGAACAACATGAGATTTCTTCAGAG TTTAATCAGATGAATGAATGTTGA
- the LOC113120893 gene encoding rho GTPase-activating protein 12-like isoform X1, with protein sequence MADRTVAPGQIYIEVEHDYDYRSKERVIYIKQGESYLLVKKTNEDWWQVRKDEASKAFYVPAQYVREVRRALMPPPKPLSGAGRGGTGPIRPSGLEIQRPDENKKSLCPSPSGNALLPPNDDRGSPGSPTAAQMNTLPGSLPRSRAKSPSRNVDWEKDKDLEKSSQGPEKGAIHEEFAGEGVSSDKNRNDSESGDDLSSGSTDNLQTLSSGQGKPDSPVYANLQELKISQSSIPPLPSSSPLHTNGDWETHKDQNGRQFYYNRSTQERTWKPPRARDSLTRKEAKQDMNDMEFLSSDGNCLSSQYVSPPRGWSEEMDEHGLILYVTDYTNEKSNHLPLLPGDAHKTCSLDRRLPDFIPLRPRHSVYLHESNDKFKQKSIKDRRALPPHRKSTFRFYPYRPQDTKTSSPDSDSSCPSSPKHPNSSSEKCGNLNMTKITEHGKKVRKNWISYWTVLQGSSLLFNKGQGGGTGWFGREQKLEFSVDLKGGSVDYASKDKSSKKHVLELKTRQGMELLLQSDNDGLISEWHKALTEAIQTYAWESDEAIEEDMPESPDTEKHDKEKEQRNSKKGRDIKKCVSMDNAEQKRKTKLIKFLKGRPTLQSVKDKGYIKDQVFGSSLSSLCQRENSTIPHFVSLCIEQVEKNGLGVDGLYRVSGNLAIIQKLRFAVNHDEKVDLGDSKWEDIHVTTGALKMFFRELPEPLFPYAFFNNFITAIKMTDYKQKVQMVKDLMKQLPRPNHDTIQALFKHLKKVIQHVDENRMTTHSVAIVFGPTLLRPEVETANMAVHMVYQNQIVELVLIEYETIFGW encoded by the exons ATGGCAGACCGTACAGTGGCTCCGGGTCAGATATACATAGAGGTGGAGCACGACTATGATTACAGATCCAAAGAGCGTGTGATCTACATTAAACAGGGAGAAAGTTACCTGCTTGTGAAGAAGACTAATGAAGACTGGTGGCAAGTGCGTAAGGATGAGGCCAGTAAGGCCTTCTATGTTCCAGCACAGTATGTGCGGGAGGTGCGACGGGCTCTCATGCCTCCTCCTAAACCACTCAGTGGAGCAGGCCGAGGGGGGACCGGGCCCATTCGACCATCTGGCTTGGAGATCCAGCGACCAGATGAGAACAAAAAGAGCCTGTGTCCCTCTCCCTCCGGCAATGCTTTACTGCCGCCCAATGATGACAGAGGCAGCCCAGGCAGCCCGACGGCAGCACAAATGAACACTTTACCTGGCTCACTTCCTCGTTCCAGAGCCAAGTCCCCAAGTCGCAATGTAGATTGGGAGAAAGATAAAGATTTGGAGAAGAGCAGTCAAGGACCGGAAAAAGGTGCAATTCATGAAGAGTTTGCCGGAGAGGGAGTCAGCTCGGATAAAAACCGAAATGATTCAGAATCCGGGGATGATCTCAGCAGTGGTTCAACTGATAACCTACAG ACTTTAAGTTCAGGGCAGGGCAAGCCTGACTCTCCTGTCTACGCAAACCTGCAGGAGCTGAAGATCTCTCAGTCCTCCATCCCTCCACTGCCATCCTCCTCTCCACTCCACACCAATGGCGACTGGGAGACTCACAAAGACCAGAATGGCAGACAATTCTACTACAACCGCAGCACGCAGGAGAGGACCTGGAAACCCCCACGGGCACGGGACAGCCTCACCAGGAAAGAGGCAAAACAAGACATGAATGACATGGAG TTTCTGTCGTCAGATGGAAACTGTCTGAGCAGCCAGTATGTGTCGCCCCCTAGAGGCTGGTCTGAGGAAATGGATGAGCATGGACTCATTCTCTATGTGACTGACTATACTAATGAGAAG TCTAACCACTTACCTCTGCTACCAGGAGATGCTCACAAAACATGTAGTCTTGACCGGAGACTGCCTGATTTCATTCCTTTGAGGCCGAGACACAGCGTATATTTACATGAGTCCAATGACAAG TTTAAACAGAAATCCATCAAGGACCGGCGAGCCTTACCCCCGCATCGCAAAAGCACCTTCCGTTTTTATCCTTATAGGCCACAA GACACCAAAACAAGCTCACCTGACTCTGACTCCTCCTGTCCCTCCTCTCCAAAACACCCAAACTCT TCATCAGAGAAATGTGGCAATTTAAACATGACTAAAATCACTGAACACGGAAAAAAGGTCCG GAAGAACTGGATCTCCTATTGGACAGTTTTGCAGGGTTCTTCACTACTATTTAATAAGGGTCAAGGGGGCGGGACTGGTTGG TTTGGAAGAGAGCAGAAACTGGAGTTCAGTGTGGATCTCAAAGGAGGTTCAGTGGACTATGCATCTAAAGACAAATCGAGCAAGAAACATGTTCTAGAG CTGAAGACCAGGCAGGGCATGGAGCTCCTCTTGCAGTCAGATAACGACGGTCTCATCAGTGAGTGGCACAAGGCTTTGACTGAAGCCATACAAACATAT GCATGGGAGTCTGATGAGGCCATTGAAGAAGACATGCCAGAATCTCCTGACACTGAGAAACATGACAAAGAAAAAGAGCAAAGAAACTCCAAGAAGGGCAGAG ATATTAAGAAATGCGTAAGCATGGATAATGCAGAGCAGAAGAGGAAGACCAAGCTGATTAAGTTCCTCAAAGGCAGACCCACTTTACAGTCCGTCAAAGACAAGGGCTACATCAAAG atcAGGTGTTTGGCTCCAGTTTGAGCAGTCTTTGTCAGAGAGAGAATTCCACCATCCCTCACTTTGTTTCGTTGTGCATTGAGCAAGTGGAGAAGAACG GGTTAGGAGTGGATGGTTTGTACAGAGTCAGTGGAAATTTGGCCATTATACAAAAACTGAGATTTGCTGTTAATCACG ATGAGAAAGTGGATTTAGGGGACAGTAAATGGGAGGACATTCACGTGACCACTGGAGCTCTGAAGATGTTTTTCCGTGAGCTCCCAGAACCGCTGTTCCCCTACGCTTTCTTCAACAACTTCATCACTGCTATCA aAATGACAGATTATAAGCAGAAGGTTCAAATGGTTAAGGATCTGATGAAGCAACTGCCACGGCCAAATCACGACACCATACAGGCGCTCTTCAAACACCTGAAAAA AGTGATCCAGCATGTCGATGAGAATAGGATGACCACACACAGTGTAGCCATTGTGTTCGGACCAACGCTCTTACGTCCAGAGGTAGAGACGGCAAATATGGCTGTGCACATGGTCTACCAGAATCAGATCGTTGAGCTCGTTCTTATAGAATATGAGACGATATTTGGCTGGTAG